A single genomic interval of Cydia strobilella chromosome 3, ilCydStro3.1, whole genome shotgun sequence harbors:
- the LOC134755957 gene encoding uncharacterized protein LOC134755957, with amino-acid sequence MMMCSQIKHYGGVNRCPFITDELVLYKNFTNKKHFTWTLGTIVKNLGRVLYLIKDNKTNKIVKRHVNQVVKYKGQVTPTAVSHPEPNKTPECFSESSSPDVPPVFDVGPTGVPSMLAGGPEAMIRQSPSHEPVGRNNEDELTMGEEEGARPLDTASVAAPRPAPVPAPAADAGCAPPPPPPPPPPPPPPGPAADDAPPDSADPQAASSRLKRARPRFDYKKFF; translated from the exons ATGATGATG tgcTCGCAGATTAAACATTACGGCGGAGTAAACAGATGTCCATTCATTACGGACGagttagttttatataaaaactttacgaataaaaaacattttacatGGACCTTGGGAACTATAGTGAAAAATCTAGGTCGTGTGCTTTATCTTATAAAGgacaataaaacaaacaaaatagtaaaaagGCATGTTAACCAAGTTGTCAAATATAAGGGCCAAGTCACACCGACAGCCGTGAGTCATCCCGAGCCAAACAAAACACCAGAATGCTTCAGCGAGTCATCATCTCCTGACGTACCTCCCGTTTTCGATGTCGGGCCTACTGGGGTGCCCAGCATGTTAGCTGGTGGACCGGAGGCAATGATTAGGCAATCCCCGTCACACGAGCCTGTAGGCCGGAATAACGAAGATGAACTGACAATGGGGGAAGAAGAGGGTGCGAGGCCTCTCGACACAGCGTCTGTGGCCGCGCCAAGGCCGGCTCCTGTGCCTGCGCCGGCAGCCGACGccggctgcgcgccgccgccgccgccgccgccgccgccgccgccgccgccgcccggccCCGCAGCGGACGACGCGCCTCCCGACTCGGCGGACCCACAGGCCGCGTCCTCACGGCTCAAGCGGGCTCGCCCGCGGTTTGATTATAAAAAGTTTTTCTAA